The window TATCTCTGCATATGCTTCCATTTATGTGATTGGTTTATGCACACTTTGAGTGCTGACAAGTTTGTGAATGCCGTTAAAATGCGCTTCTCTGCAGATACAAAACGATTTCAGAGATTTTGCAGCTCTTGTTGGTAAGTAAACTGGAATAAAGGCCAGTAAAGTCTGGGACCTGTTACTGTTTGAACATTCATTCTATGCTGACACATTTGCTTTGTGCAGATTTGCAGCTCCTGTTGACGTGGCTGGTCAGCGGCTGGAGCAGGGTTGGTATCTCTGTAGCTTTATTCATGGTTCAACACATTGTCCGAGGTCCAGCTGTCTCCAATCATTGATTGGTGGTGGTGTCCAGGGGTTTGTCATCGGCTTCTCTCCGGGCCTGAGTGCTGACGCCACCCTGCAGAACCTGCTCCAACAGGACGACCATCGTGTCTCAGCACGGATGGGTGAGAATATTTTACATTGCTGTTTTAAAGCACTTCTTGTCTTTTGTCTTCATACACACAATTCTATTGCACCTttctgatctttgaccttttgtaATTTCAGGGATCCCCTACTTCTCTGTTGCGGAGCACTTTCCTCTGCACCCCCGAGAAATTTGGGCCAGAGACGTATGTATCAAAAGTTCCGATCCTGACACACCTGCTGTCGATTGCTGCAACCAGGTGCCAGGTTTGTAGGTTTGATTGGCATCGTAGATCAggtcccaattccagcacttgtatgctatttgtaaataagctATCAGTATATAGATCCCAGGATTGGACGGCTCCATCTTGCCGTTATTACAAGGACACGGATAATGCTtcagttgtgtgtttgaggttttcatgttgactaaatggtttccctccatggtgattgtctctttacagtaagtgctggtgatgttctacacagcaggaagtctgggTTTGTTGTGCAGGAGATTATAGGTGAAGGAGCATTTGGGGAAGTAGCCAGGTGccaaaacacaaatacaaaagcGACTGTGGCGATCAAGTTCATCAAGGAATTCAAAAGTGGCCAAAGAGAAGTAAGGAAAAATAATTTACCCCTGGAAATCGTTCTTTCTGAAAATGGCAATAACCACTTCCTTGAAAACAATTGCTCTCTAGCCCAGtattatgcagaggtgtacttataacaattaaatagacaaatgatactaattatagtcacgcaaaacgttttcttcttcctcggggggggcagaaaataagtaacagaaaataattgagaagcactgttACTTTCCAGTAATGTATAAAGCTAACTTGACAGCTGGTGTGACACTGTCTAATGTCCTTAATTAGTGTAAGTTAGCTGTTACAAATTAAAGTTGTGCTTCATGCTCTGTTATACGTTTGCTACATTTTCAGAGCTTTTTACATAATGGGGAAGGAGACAGAATATTTGAGGaataattgtgtgttgttgatGTCACATTACAGATAGTGTTAATTTTTTCATAGTTATTGCTCTGGTCGATGAaatgaagaggaaacaaaagaacGTGACAgtcatccagcagaagatggcgCTGACCTTTTCCCTCAGGCGGAGAGAGGTGGTGGAGTGTCAACCTATGGTGTCTGAGGTCCAGGAGAGGTGGCCTGCactgttttcctctgaggaggTGAGGCTGTCCTAGGCACAAGTTATTATACTAGATTGACTATCATTGAAGAAGTGCAGTATTTGCTGTATTGG is drawn from Takifugu rubripes chromosome 19, fTakRub1.2, whole genome shotgun sequence and contains these coding sequences:
- the LOC105418562 gene encoding uncharacterized protein isoform X4 — translated: MQNRAGKRLRTDKSFVFNSLFLRHRIQNDFRDFAALVDLQLLLTWLVSGWSRGFVIGFSPGLSADATLQNLLQQDDHRVSARMGIPYFSVAEHFPLHPREIWARDVCIKSSDPDTPAVDCCNQVPVIALVDEMKRKQKNVTVIQQKMALTFSLRRREVVECQPMVSEVQERWPALFSSEEGFCRLRWLGKDTKAGHRI